The Vicia villosa cultivar HV-30 ecotype Madison, WI linkage group LG1, Vvil1.0, whole genome shotgun sequence genome includes a region encoding these proteins:
- the LOC131656392 gene encoding uncharacterized protein LOC131656392 — protein sequence MSNLTKLDFGALDISGKNYLTWALDAQIHLSAEGHGDTIKEGNKSSDQQKAKAMIFLRRHLHEDLKNEYLTVTDPHVLWKNLKDRYDHQKTVILPKTRYEWMHLRLQDFKSVSDYNSAMFRITSKLLLCGEKVTDEDMLEKTFSTFHASNVLLQQQYREKGFIKYSDLIFCLLVAEQNNELLMKNHEARPTGTTPFAEVNVARHDHYRKNRGRGRGRAYARGRGRGRNYVHGLGFDRGRNGNHKNTYFHPKWKNVEKNEKEGQSSKTNENICYRCGGKGHWSRTCRTPKHLVDLY from the coding sequence ATGTCAAATCTTACAAAATTGGATTTTGGGGCTCTTGATATTTCGGGAAAGAACTATTTGACATGGGCCCTAGACGCCCAAATTCATTTAAGCGCAGAAGGTCACGGTGACACTATTAAAGAAGGAAATAAATCATCTGATCAGCAAAAGGCAAAAGCCATGATATTCCTTCGTCGTCACCTTCACGAGGATCTTAAAAATGAGTATCTTACCGTAACTGACCCACATGTCTTGTGGAAAAATTTGAAAGATAGATATGATCATCAAAAAACGGTTATCCTACCAAAAACTCGATATGAATGGATGCATTTACGTTTGCAGGATTTTAAAAGTGTAAGTGATTATAATTCTGCAATGTTTAGAATAACTTCTAAGTTATTATTATGTGGAGAAAAAGTAACTGATGAAGATATGCTAGAAAAAACATTTTCCACTTTCCATGCATCCAATGTGCTCCTGCAGCAGCAATATCGAGAAAAGGGGTTTATTAAATATTCTGACCTAATATTTTGTCTTCTTGTGGCTGAGCAAAATAATGAACTATTGATGAAAAATCACGAGGCCCGTCCCACTGGTACAACTCCATTCGCAGAAGTGAATGTGGCAAGGCACGACCACTATAGGAAAAATCGTGGTCGTGGTCGCGGTCGTGCATACGCACGTGGTCGTGGTCGTGGTCGTAATTATGTTCATGGTCTTGGTTTTGATCGTGGTCGCAATGGGAATCATAAAAACACATATTTCCACCCGAAGTGGAAAAAtgttgaaaagaatgaaaaagagggtcAGAGTagcaaaacaaatgaaaatatttGCTATCGTTGTGGAGGAAAAGGTCATTGGAGTCGCACTTGTCGTACTCCAAAACACCTTGTTGATCTTTATTAA